The proteins below come from a single Carnobacterium divergens DSM 20623 genomic window:
- the cydB gene encoding cytochrome d ubiquinol oxidase subunit II — MSNLQFLWFILIGVLFAGFFFLEGFDFGVGMSTRILAKDREERSQIIESIGPVWDGNEVWLLTAGGAMFASFPYWYASVFSGYYLILFTILFGLIIRGVSFEFRGKMETEKGRNFWDWTLFFGSIIPPFFFGVLFTSMVSGMPLDADGNMTATFTSYFTPFSLVGGVALTLLCLLHGFNYIRLKTIGEVRDRAVAYGKKLYLVLFVGLVAFAGLLYVSTDFFDIHPVSTLAWLVVIVLLSVLATYGIYKDKEWLSFITSGLTLIALVALLFFGLFPRVMVSSISPDFDLMIKTASSSPYTLKLMTWLSLSILPFVIAYQSWSYYVFRKRITKEKAVKY; from the coding sequence ATCAGTAACTTACAGTTTTTGTGGTTTATTTTAATCGGTGTCCTATTCGCAGGCTTCTTCTTCTTAGAAGGATTTGACTTTGGTGTTGGGATGTCTACTCGTATTTTAGCAAAAGACCGCGAAGAGCGTTCACAAATTATTGAGTCAATTGGTCCTGTCTGGGATGGGAACGAAGTTTGGTTGTTAACTGCTGGGGGCGCGATGTTTGCGTCATTCCCATACTGGTATGCTTCTGTATTTAGTGGCTACTATCTGATTTTATTTACAATCTTATTCGGTTTGATTATCCGCGGTGTATCGTTTGAGTTCCGTGGCAAAATGGAAACAGAAAAAGGGCGTAACTTCTGGGATTGGACATTATTCTTTGGAAGCATTATTCCACCATTCTTTTTTGGAGTTCTATTTACCAGTATGGTAAGTGGAATGCCACTAGATGCTGACGGAAATATGACAGCAACGTTTACGTCTTACTTTACACCATTCTCACTTGTTGGGGGTGTCGCATTAACATTATTATGCTTGTTACATGGCTTTAACTACATCCGTTTGAAAACAATCGGTGAAGTAAGAGATCGTGCAGTAGCTTATGGGAAAAAATTATATTTAGTCTTGTTTGTTGGGTTAGTAGCATTTGCAGGCTTGTTGTATGTTTCAACTGACTTCTTTGATATTCACCCTGTATCAACACTAGCATGGTTAGTAGTGATTGTATTGCTAAGTGTACTAGCAACATACGGAATTTATAAAGACAAAGAATGGTTGTCATTTATCACAAGTGGGTTGACTTTAATTGCTTTAGTCGCATTATTGTTCTTTGGTTTATTCCCACGTGTCATGGTAAGTTCAATCTCACCTGACTTTGATTTAATGATTAAAACAGCTTCAAGTTCTCCGTATACGTTAAAACTAATGACATGGTTATCACTTTCAATCTTGCCATTTGTTATTGCGTATCAAAGCTGGAGTTACTACGTTTTCCGCAAACGAATTACTAAGGAAAAAGCGGTGAAATATTAA